Proteins from a genomic interval of Kiloniellales bacterium:
- a CDS encoding cytochrome c yields MTPVFGIFPAASLAGDDGIGVVEERRLVMKSMDAAAKRITEMMLGREAYDPQALAAAARLVASHGGSRLTRQFPEGSLESPSKASPKIWADWKRFESLAQDLELFGEGLAQAVERRAGPGTQRLPATVRPDYAARPLNTGSLSRQPPKLVYLRLLRTCMSCHADFRGER; encoded by the coding sequence ATGACCCCGGTCTTCGGGATCTTTCCCGCGGCGTCGCTTGCCGGCGACGATGGCATCGGCGTCGTCGAAGAGCGCAGGCTGGTCATGAAAAGCATGGATGCGGCGGCGAAGCGGATCACCGAGATGATGCTCGGCCGAGAAGCCTACGATCCGCAAGCCCTCGCCGCCGCCGCGCGCTTGGTGGCCTCTCACGGCGGCTCAAGGCTGACTCGGCAATTTCCCGAAGGCAGCCTGGAAAGCCCGAGCAAGGCTTCACCGAAAATCTGGGCCGATTGGAAGCGCTTCGAGTCGCTGGCGCAGGACCTAGAGCTTTTCGGCGAAGGCCTGGCACAGGCGGTTGAACGGCGTGCCGGCCCCGGCACCCAACGCCTGCCCGCGACGGTCCGACCGGATTACGCCGCACGCCCGCTCAATACCGGCTCGCTTTCGCGACAGCCGCCGAAACTGGTGTACTTGCGCCTGCTGCGCACCTGCATGTCCTGCCACGCCGATTTCCGGGGCGAGAGGTGA
- a CDS encoding c-type cytochrome, translated as MRPSIVVASVLAFLALAQPAAAGDAAKGRADFEARCAKCHSFDPTASGYRGPHLARLFERRYGAVEGFPYRMVWTDANPLWTREHLNNYLEIHGVFEAGDRADLIEFLVEATKE; from the coding sequence ATGAGACCAAGCATCGTTGTCGCCAGCGTGCTCGCTTTCCTGGCCCTTGCCCAACCCGCAGCCGCGGGCGATGCGGCGAAGGGGCGCGCGGACTTCGAAGCCAGGTGCGCGAAGTGCCACAGCTTCGACCCGACGGCTTCGGGCTATCGTGGGCCGCACCTGGCCCGGCTCTTCGAGCGCAGGTACGGCGCGGTCGAGGGCTTTCCCTATCGGATGGTCTGGACCGACGCGAACCCCCTTTGGACGCGGGAACACCTGAACAACTACCTGGAAATCCACGGAGTGTTCGAGGCGGGAGACCGCGCCGACCTGATCGAGTTCCTCGTCGAGGCGACGAAGGAGTAG
- a CDS encoding universal stress protein — protein sequence MLKRILLPVDGSEPCLRAVSFAAELAAELQASILLLHVLDKLPARRQLKDYLTALEKDPALHEAEIESVRSALSKSGEDQGMEILADAEQLLRERGVNEVSTAIRDGDPSTELLRAAETGKYDMIIMGRRGLGSLKGLFMGSVSQKISSLANCAVVTVK from the coding sequence ATGCTAAAGCGGATTCTCTTGCCTGTAGATGGTTCTGAACCTTGCCTAAGAGCGGTGAGCTTTGCAGCAGAATTGGCTGCGGAACTCCAGGCCTCGATCTTGTTGCTGCACGTCCTGGACAAATTGCCGGCCCGCCGGCAGCTCAAGGATTACTTGACAGCTTTGGAGAAGGACCCAGCCTTACATGAGGCGGAGATCGAGAGTGTCCGTAGCGCCCTATCGAAATCAGGAGAAGATCAAGGCATGGAAATATTGGCGGACGCGGAACAATTGCTTAGAGAAAGGGGGGTTAACGAAGTAAGCACGGCAATCCGCGATGGTGACCCTAGCACAGAACTATTGCGCGCAGCGGAAACAGGTAAGTATGACATGATCATTATGGGCCGGCGCGGCCTTGGTAGTCTCAAGGGTCTTTTCATGGGCAGCGTGTCGCAAAAGATCTCGAGTCTGGCCAATTGTGCCGTAGTCACGGTCAAATAG
- a CDS encoding fumarylacetoacetate hydrolase family protein encodes MSNELEQKIAAELRAAEASAVPIEPFAARLGEHDIARAYRVQHINSDFAISAGRVFCGRKIGLTADAVQEQLGVDEPDYGALFADMRISSGGSVDASKLIAPRIEAEIALVLETEVTRKYLPLDELAACIAYVTPAMEIVDSRLKDWRIGIVDTIADNGASARFVLGEDRYSLDEQALARCEMKMFRNGELVSSGSGAASLGSPLNALSWLCDILIDHEKPMQSGDLVLTGALGPVVPMMAGDRFEADFSLLSSVSVSVR; translated from the coding sequence ATGAGCAATGAACTTGAACAAAAAATCGCCGCCGAACTTCGCGCCGCCGAAGCAAGCGCAGTACCAATCGAGCCGTTTGCGGCGAGGCTTGGCGAACACGACATTGCTCGCGCATACCGTGTGCAGCACATCAACTCCGACTTCGCGATCTCCGCCGGGCGGGTTTTCTGTGGCCGCAAGATCGGCCTCACGGCAGACGCCGTCCAAGAGCAACTGGGTGTCGACGAGCCGGATTACGGCGCTCTCTTCGCCGATATGCGCATCTCGTCGGGCGGATCCGTCGACGCGTCCAAGCTGATCGCGCCACGAATCGAGGCAGAGATCGCTCTCGTTCTTGAGACAGAAGTTACGCGAAAATATCTGCCCTTAGACGAACTGGCAGCATGTATCGCCTATGTTACCCCCGCAATGGAAATCGTCGACAGCCGTCTCAAGGATTGGCGGATCGGGATCGTTGACACGATTGCCGACAACGGCGCGTCGGCAAGGTTTGTTCTTGGCGAGGACCGATATTCACTCGATGAGCAAGCCCTCGCGCGATGCGAGATGAAGATGTTCAGAAACGGCGAGCTTGTATCGTCCGGTAGCGGAGCTGCCAGTTTGGGCAGCCCGTTGAATGCCCTGTCATGGCTCTGTGATATTCTGATCGATCACGAGAAGCCAATGCAGTCCGGGGATTTGGTGCTCACCGGTGCCTTGGGTCCGGTCGTTCCCATGATGGCGGGCGACAGGTTCGAAGCCGATTTTAGCCTGCTTTCGAGCGTGTCGGTGAGCGTCCGGTAA
- a CDS encoding class I SAM-dependent methyltransferase, with product MRSAYDTIGVNYSDLRRPDSRIETAIGRALGSARTVLNVGAGTGSYEPADRQVTALEPSMEMIRQRGASAAPVVQGHAEDLPFDDKAFDASMAILTLHHWADKAKGLKEMRRVTRGRVVVLTYDPSFRGFWLADYVPALVALDEARMPGMTAYEDWLGPVEISALPIPHDCTDGFLCAYWRRPRAYLDPAVRAAMSSFWAVGDVSEAMRSLAHDLDSGAWAKRHAELLKLDACDLGYRLVTTK from the coding sequence ATGCGCAGCGCCTACGATACGATCGGGGTCAACTATTCCGATCTCAGGAGACCCGACTCCCGGATCGAGACGGCGATCGGGCGGGCTCTGGGATCTGCAAGAACCGTCCTGAACGTCGGCGCCGGCACGGGTTCCTACGAGCCCGCCGACAGGCAGGTCACGGCTCTCGAGCCTTCGATGGAAATGATCCGACAGCGGGGCGCCTCGGCGGCCCCCGTCGTTCAGGGTCATGCCGAAGACCTCCCCTTCGACGATAAGGCCTTCGATGCGTCGATGGCGATCCTGACGCTTCACCACTGGGCCGACAAAGCGAAGGGCCTCAAGGAGATGCGTCGCGTGACCCGGGGCCGGGTCGTGGTGCTGACCTACGATCCGTCGTTCCGGGGGTTCTGGCTTGCGGACTACGTCCCGGCGCTCGTGGCCCTGGACGAGGCACGGATGCCAGGGATGACGGCGTACGAGGATTGGCTTGGGCCGGTCGAGATTTCGGCCCTTCCCATTCCGCATGACTGCACGGACGGTTTCCTCTGCGCCTATTGGCGGCGGCCCCGGGCCTATCTCGATCCCGCAGTTCGCGCCGCCATGTCGTCCTTCTGGGCGGTCGGCGACGTATCCGAAGCCATGAGGAGCCTCGCGCACGACCTGGACAGCGGCGCCTGGGCGAAACGCCATGCCGAACTGCTGAAGCTCGATGCCTGCGACTTGGGCTACCGCCTCGTCACGACGAAATGA
- a CDS encoding aminotransferase class V-fold PLP-dependent enzyme yields MTADWSAYRKRFPALERYTYLNTAGGCAMSVDAAEAGKRYFDEMVEGGDTHWDRWIERTEVSRQRLAALLNASPQEIAFVPTASLGMNLVALMLGNPGARIIAAKKEFPSATLPWLRQGAEIDFLPLSQNGVVDLSKAKRELNPQTIAFVASHVQYHTGYRYNLGKLQSMCDSNSFHLIVDATQSVGAYPIDVKRLGIDVLLFSGYKWTTAGYGIAALYVSEDLLASVDLPVVGWRSARVPYEMVYDRLDIVHEGRALEVGHPPFPGVFALDAGVRLVQEIGVDTIAARIDDLTQSLHQGLAAAGYAIASPTDPDERSGITLARVSNAEVVAAELMRRGVFVSHVDGCIRISLHFYNDESDIDTFLRHLQDIETATSHRGT; encoded by the coding sequence TTGACCGCGGATTGGAGCGCATATCGCAAACGCTTTCCGGCACTTGAGCGGTACACCTATCTCAACACCGCGGGCGGGTGTGCCATGTCCGTCGATGCGGCAGAGGCGGGCAAACGCTACTTCGATGAGATGGTCGAAGGGGGCGATACCCACTGGGATAGGTGGATTGAGCGGACCGAGGTGAGCCGCCAAAGATTGGCGGCTCTGCTGAACGCCAGTCCGCAAGAAATCGCTTTCGTGCCGACAGCATCGCTTGGGATGAACCTGGTGGCGCTGATGCTGGGCAATCCGGGCGCTAGGATCATCGCCGCCAAGAAGGAGTTTCCCTCGGCGACGCTGCCATGGCTTAGACAAGGTGCGGAAATCGACTTCCTGCCGCTGTCGCAAAACGGCGTTGTGGACTTGTCGAAGGCGAAACGGGAATTGAATCCGCAAACGATCGCCTTTGTCGCCAGCCACGTCCAATACCACACCGGGTATCGGTACAATCTGGGCAAGCTCCAATCCATGTGTGACTCCAACAGCTTTCATCTCATTGTGGATGCGACCCAATCGGTGGGGGCTTATCCGATCGACGTGAAGCGCCTCGGCATCGACGTCCTTCTATTCAGCGGCTACAAATGGACGACAGCTGGCTATGGCATCGCAGCGCTCTATGTTAGCGAAGATCTTCTGGCGTCGGTGGACCTCCCGGTCGTCGGATGGCGAAGTGCCCGCGTGCCCTATGAGATGGTTTACGACCGGCTCGATATCGTTCACGAGGGTCGGGCGCTTGAGGTAGGCCACCCGCCATTCCCAGGCGTGTTCGCCCTCGACGCTGGAGTCCGGCTTGTTCAAGAGATCGGCGTTGACACGATCGCCGCGCGCATCGACGACTTGACGCAGTCATTACACCAGGGCCTCGCAGCGGCAGGCTACGCAATCGCTTCGCCAACTGATCCAGATGAAAGGTCGGGGATCACACTGGCGCGAGTTTCCAATGCGGAGGTGGTCGCCGCTGAGTTGATGCGCCGCGGCGTATTCGTGTCGCATGTCGACGGATGCATACGTATTTCTTTGCACTTTTATAACGACGAGAGCGACATCGACACGTTCCTTCGGCACCTTCAAGACATTGAGACAGCAACCTCCCATCGTGGCACATAG
- a CDS encoding CYTH domain-containing protein codes for MAKEIERKFLVAGAGWRAQATGSRALRQGYLAQTERLAIRVRILDEAEAYLTFKSALPGTTRAEFEYPIPLDDARELLALAEGLVIEKRRHLVPLGGLTWEVDVFAGAHAGLVLAEIELPAEDTPFERPDWLGREVTGERRYYNASLALERPDADAGQD; via the coding sequence ATGGCCAAGGAGATCGAACGCAAGTTCCTGGTCGCCGGCGCGGGCTGGCGCGCGCAGGCGACGGGCAGCCGCGCGCTGCGCCAGGGCTACCTGGCGCAGACCGAGAGGCTGGCGATCCGGGTCCGCATCCTCGACGAGGCCGAGGCCTACCTCACCTTCAAGTCCGCGCTTCCCGGCACCACCCGCGCCGAGTTCGAGTACCCCATCCCCCTGGACGACGCCCGCGAACTTCTGGCCCTGGCCGAGGGCCTGGTGATCGAGAAGCGCCGCCACCTGGTGCCCCTCGGCGGCCTGACCTGGGAGGTCGACGTCTTCGCCGGCGCCCACGCCGGCCTGGTCCTCGCCGAGATCGAGCTGCCGGCCGAGGACACCCCTTTCGAGCGCCCCGACTGGCTCGGCCGCGAGGTCACCGGCGAGCGCCGCTACTACAACGCCAGCCTCGCCCTCGAACGCCCGGACGCCGACGCCGGACAGGACTGA
- a CDS encoding MbcA/ParS/Xre antitoxin family protein: MHVKTYGRLTVRAVRAFRDVEKAERWLKSPTHLLDGRSPLEAVASAEGKAKVERQLKWFAGNPSLPFDPGPR, from the coding sequence GTGCACGTCAAGACCTACGGCAGGCTCACCGTCAGAGCCGTGCGGGCGTTTCGGGATGTCGAGAAGGCGGAGCGATGGCTGAAGTCGCCGACGCACTTGCTCGACGGCCGTTCGCCTTTGGAAGCCGTGGCGTCCGCGGAGGGGAAGGCCAAAGTCGAGAGGCAGTTGAAGTGGTTCGCCGGCAACCCTTCTCTGCCTTTCGACCCTGGTCCGCGCTGA
- a CDS encoding DUF3772 domain-containing protein, with the protein MSRAWLIPALVAALLATGGPAFAQATSGQAAPTETRAVPSEAATAPAEAMPPARPGQEELRQRIERWTRILERVDAQLQDADLSPAVLAELDSTVDAVRRQLNEVRRPLQTEVSRLNALVDALGPPPTEGAAPEAESVASQRRYLNELLTTPAGQLKSIDVLIQATGLLVDQIADAQREVLTAELLVRTPSVLSFDTWSSAVADLAIWSGRILTVPGQWYNSPEVGAAGSGYLAGIFIAVFAAGALGWYLRRWLLRHFARDPEIEEPSYRTRVLAGFAETTANVAIPILVVAAAYGALLSRGLMFGPFQSLALGVLFAVVAVSLLRGLPKALLSPSMPHWRLVNLGDLAARLWYRRAVTLAVILGIDQLILFSFAAVEPSLSLRYAYAFVVDGAIAVVFLATTLDNRLWLSPEEDARAVAARAGETPEPPLEESEGRSNWWLVFRVLITGLAIAVPTVSLIGYGVLAIYIGERMVVSTGILLLGVVFHGLARDLAAVLTSSDDKPPAPDEAPSPIFVWTLLLIDIAIFSAVVVFLVPLWGGRWDNVFERIGWALSGISVGGRSFSPADVLIGIAVFVVLIMVVRFLQRFINRRVLMQTRMDVGVRNAINTGFGYAGFVLAALVGIDTAGVDLSGLAIIAGALSVGIGFGMQSIVNNFVSGLILLIERPIKVGDWIVVGQDQGTVKRISVRSTEILTFSNASVIIPNSELIAGRVTNWMYKDRSGRIELKVGVAYGSDTDQVRRVLLDCARGHPGIKPWPQPYVVFMDFGDSALLFELRFFIRDMNNYLAISSDLRFAIDAAFREAGITIPFPQRDVHVYQQGALAAAPEAAAAAPSGKVLPMRGGKRPEDLPDQDGET; encoded by the coding sequence ATGTCCCGCGCTTGGCTGATCCCCGCCCTGGTCGCGGCCTTGCTGGCGACCGGCGGTCCGGCCTTCGCGCAAGCCACCTCGGGCCAAGCCGCGCCGACCGAAACCCGCGCAGTGCCGAGCGAGGCCGCAACGGCGCCGGCCGAGGCGATGCCGCCGGCCCGGCCGGGCCAGGAGGAGTTGCGGCAACGCATCGAGCGCTGGACCCGGATCCTCGAGCGGGTCGACGCCCAGCTCCAGGACGCGGACCTCTCCCCGGCCGTCCTCGCCGAGCTCGATTCGACGGTCGACGCGGTGCGGCGGCAGCTGAACGAGGTCCGGAGGCCCCTGCAGACGGAGGTGTCCAGGCTCAACGCGCTGGTCGATGCCCTGGGCCCGCCGCCGACGGAGGGCGCGGCGCCGGAAGCGGAATCCGTGGCGTCGCAACGGCGTTACCTCAACGAGCTGCTGACCACGCCCGCGGGGCAGCTCAAGTCGATCGACGTCCTGATCCAAGCGACCGGCCTGCTGGTCGACCAGATCGCCGACGCGCAGCGCGAGGTCCTGACGGCCGAGCTTCTGGTGCGAACTCCCTCCGTGCTGTCCTTCGATACCTGGTCCAGCGCCGTCGCGGATCTCGCGATCTGGTCCGGCCGAATCCTGACCGTGCCCGGGCAGTGGTACAATTCGCCAGAAGTCGGCGCGGCCGGAAGCGGTTATCTCGCCGGCATCTTCATCGCCGTCTTTGCGGCAGGCGCCCTCGGCTGGTACCTGCGCCGCTGGCTGCTCCGGCACTTCGCGCGCGATCCCGAGATCGAAGAGCCGAGCTACCGCACGCGCGTCCTGGCCGGCTTCGCCGAGACCACGGCGAATGTCGCGATTCCGATCCTGGTGGTCGCGGCCGCCTATGGCGCGCTGCTGAGCCGAGGCCTGATGTTCGGGCCGTTCCAGAGCCTGGCGCTCGGCGTTCTCTTCGCGGTGGTTGCCGTCAGCCTCTTGCGCGGCCTGCCCAAGGCCTTGCTGTCTCCCTCCATGCCGCACTGGCGTCTGGTCAATCTGGGCGATCTGGCGGCGCGCCTCTGGTATCGCCGCGCGGTCACGCTCGCGGTGATCTTGGGCATCGATCAGCTGATCCTCTTTTCCTTCGCGGCCGTCGAGCCCTCCCTCTCGCTGCGATACGCCTATGCCTTCGTCGTGGACGGCGCGATAGCCGTGGTGTTCCTGGCGACGACCCTCGACAATCGGCTGTGGCTGTCCCCGGAGGAGGACGCGCGAGCCGTGGCGGCCAGGGCCGGCGAGACGCCGGAGCCGCCTTTGGAGGAGTCCGAGGGCCGAAGCAATTGGTGGCTGGTGTTTCGCGTGCTGATCACCGGCCTTGCCATCGCGGTGCCGACCGTATCGCTCATCGGTTACGGCGTCTTGGCGATCTACATCGGCGAACGGATGGTCGTCAGCACCGGCATCCTTCTGCTCGGCGTCGTGTTTCACGGCCTGGCGCGTGATCTGGCCGCGGTCCTGACCTCGTCGGACGACAAGCCGCCGGCGCCGGACGAGGCCCCCAGCCCGATCTTCGTCTGGACCCTGCTGCTGATCGACATCGCCATATTCTCCGCGGTCGTGGTCTTCCTGGTGCCGCTCTGGGGCGGCCGCTGGGACAACGTCTTCGAACGCATCGGCTGGGCCCTGTCCGGGATCTCGGTCGGCGGGCGCAGCTTCTCGCCGGCCGACGTGCTGATCGGCATCGCGGTCTTCGTCGTCCTGATCATGGTGGTCCGCTTCCTGCAGCGCTTCATCAACCGGCGCGTCCTGATGCAGACGCGCATGGACGTGGGCGTGCGCAACGCGATCAACACCGGCTTCGGCTACGCCGGCTTCGTGCTGGCGGCCTTGGTCGGCATCGACACCGCGGGCGTCGACCTGTCCGGGCTTGCGATCATCGCCGGCGCGCTTTCGGTCGGCATCGGCTTCGGGATGCAGAGCATCGTCAACAACTTCGTCTCGGGCCTGATCCTGCTGATCGAACGGCCGATCAAGGTCGGCGACTGGATCGTGGTCGGCCAGGACCAAGGTACGGTCAAGCGCATCAGCGTGCGCAGCACCGAGATCCTGACCTTTTCCAATGCCTCGGTGATCATCCCGAACTCCGAGCTGATCGCGGGCCGGGTCACCAACTGGATGTACAAGGACCGCTCCGGCCGGATCGAGCTGAAGGTCGGCGTCGCCTACGGCTCGGACACCGACCAGGTCCGCCGAGTCCTGCTCGACTGTGCCAGGGGGCATCCCGGCATCAAGCCCTGGCCGCAGCCCTATGTGGTGTTCATGGACTTCGGCGACAGCGCGCTGCTGTTCGAGCTGCGCTTCTTCATCCGCGACATGAACAACTACCTGGCGATCTCGAGCGACCTGCGCTTCGCGATCGATGCCGCCTTCCGCGAGGCGGGCATCACCATCCCCTTCCCGCAACGCGACGTGCATGTCTACCAGCAGGGCGCCCTGGCGGCGGCCCCGGAGGCGGCCGCCGCCGCGCCCTCGGGCAAGGTCCTGCCGATGCGCGGCGGCAAGCGGCCCGAAGATCTGCCGGACCAGGACGGCGAAACCTAG
- a CDS encoding class I SAM-dependent methyltransferase has product MIQDTSKDVPSPIDLRSMVDAREWASSAMSKRPWREEFFQRFSDELSSLETNPLQVLELGSGPGFLAQSILQALPTAKYTMLDFSPAMHDLARERLGSMIGRACQVQLDFKQDNWCDGLGPFDAVVTNQAVHELRHKRHVPALHRAVRSVLEPHGVYLVCDHYVGGDGMSNSDLYMTVEEQRTALESVGFGTVTKLLEKGGLVLHRAVI; this is encoded by the coding sequence ATGATCCAAGACACCTCAAAAGACGTTCCCAGCCCAATCGATCTTCGCTCAATGGTTGATGCGCGGGAGTGGGCCTCCAGTGCCATGTCCAAGCGGCCTTGGCGTGAAGAGTTCTTTCAGCGCTTCAGTGACGAACTCAGCTCCCTAGAGACCAATCCGTTGCAGGTTCTTGAACTCGGCTCTGGCCCAGGATTTCTCGCTCAATCGATCTTGCAAGCGCTGCCGACGGCCAAGTACACGATGTTGGATTTTTCACCCGCAATGCATGACCTCGCACGAGAGCGGTTGGGTTCGATGATCGGGAGGGCCTGCCAAGTACAGTTGGATTTCAAGCAAGACAACTGGTGCGACGGCTTGGGCCCATTCGATGCCGTTGTGACCAATCAGGCGGTCCATGAGCTTCGTCACAAAAGGCATGTGCCTGCGCTGCATCGAGCCGTTCGTTCAGTCCTGGAACCGCACGGAGTATATCTCGTCTGCGACCACTACGTTGGTGGTGACGGGATGTCGAATTCAGATCTCTATATGACGGTCGAAGAACAGCGTACGGCACTTGAGTCGGTGGGCTTCGGGACAGTCACTAAACTGCTTGAGAAGGGTGGATTGGTTCTGCATCGCGCCGTGATCTGA
- a CDS encoding serine hydrolase, which translates to MIDILILEKTHSLGIRMQLMFARRPVSVLASVILCASVSSAQADSPQAWERISLAEAGFLPDVGEQIDDAVETKEFDNLHAVIVARGGKLVLERYYEGEDRRTRGPALGVVKFGPEVKHDLRSVTKSIVGLLYGIALADGKVPDLDQSLVGQFPAYGDLAADPKRGRMTVRHALSMTLGTAWDEGLPYSDPRNSETAMDRAADRYRYVLERPMVAEPGTRWTYNGGATAVLAKLISRGTGRPLLDYARETLFEPLGIADVEWVADSDGEPFAASGLRMRPRDLARIGQLILDRGTWGDSQLVPSEWLDQSVTPTVRANDIEYGYHWWLGKVRGTDQPWMAAFGNGGQCLFIAPSLELVVVITAGNYNKPGDQDLPFAVIDKVGAALRDR; encoded by the coding sequence TTGATCGATATTCTGATCTTGGAGAAAACCCACAGTCTTGGAATCAGGATGCAGCTCATGTTCGCGCGTCGTCCGGTGTCGGTTCTTGCGAGTGTCATACTCTGCGCCTCGGTCAGTTCGGCACAGGCGGACTCCCCGCAGGCATGGGAACGCATCTCTCTGGCCGAGGCTGGGTTCTTGCCGGATGTGGGAGAGCAGATTGATGACGCCGTCGAGACAAAGGAGTTTGACAATCTCCATGCCGTCATCGTTGCCAGAGGCGGGAAGCTGGTCCTGGAGCGATACTATGAAGGCGAGGACAGGCGCACCCGGGGGCCAGCTTTGGGCGTCGTCAAGTTTGGCCCCGAGGTCAAGCACGACCTCCGTTCCGTCACCAAGAGCATCGTCGGCCTGCTGTACGGGATTGCACTGGCCGATGGAAAAGTCCCCGACCTAGATCAGTCGCTTGTTGGCCAGTTTCCGGCCTACGGGGATCTCGCAGCCGATCCCAAGAGAGGTCGAATGACCGTCCGTCACGCTCTGTCGATGACGCTCGGAACCGCGTGGGACGAGGGTTTGCCCTATTCCGATCCGCGCAATAGCGAGACCGCGATGGATCGGGCAGCCGATCGGTACCGCTACGTTCTGGAGCGGCCGATGGTCGCGGAACCTGGCACCCGGTGGACCTACAATGGCGGCGCGACTGCAGTGCTTGCGAAACTGATCAGTCGAGGCACCGGACGGCCGCTGCTCGACTACGCCCGCGAGACCCTGTTCGAACCGCTGGGAATCGCCGACGTGGAATGGGTCGCCGACTCGGACGGCGAGCCCTTTGCGGCTTCTGGTCTGCGCATGCGCCCACGAGATCTCGCCAGGATCGGCCAGCTGATCCTCGATCGCGGAACCTGGGGCGACTCTCAGCTGGTGCCGTCCGAATGGCTCGATCAATCCGTGACGCCAACGGTTCGAGCGAATGATATCGAATACGGCTATCATTGGTGGCTCGGCAAAGTGCGAGGCACCGATCAGCCTTGGATGGCCGCCTTTGGCAACGGCGGCCAGTGCCTTTTCATCGCCCCGAGCCTGGAGCTCGTGGTCGTGATCACGGCCGGCAACTACAACAAGCCGGGCGATCAGGATCTGCCCTTCGCCGTCATAGACAAGGTTGGAGCAGCCCTGCGAGACCGGTGA
- a CDS encoding DUF3313 domain-containing protein produces MSVIRGFALSMLAVLVALGSAGCDSTQQKEVKIEDYKFVNDVSGLARSPNEEGIVVYDREGVDFAVYDKFIIDPVKVVYNNEDMRNLDQAKLKEIQAYFVESIGKQLKDGGYKVVDSPSAGTLQIQITIVDLSVPSAAYNAVQLIGSPVAATVGSITIEAAFRDASSKQLESVVVARRSGDHMSATPWSNWADVKDSVDAWAEELREALDAARGVTS; encoded by the coding sequence ATGTCCGTGATTCGGGGGTTTGCGTTATCGATGCTTGCGGTTCTTGTCGCCCTGGGGTCGGCAGGCTGTGACTCGACTCAGCAGAAAGAGGTGAAAATCGAAGACTACAAATTCGTCAACGACGTCTCGGGGCTGGCCCGGTCCCCCAACGAAGAAGGGATCGTTGTCTACGACCGCGAGGGCGTCGATTTCGCCGTCTACGACAAGTTCATCATCGATCCGGTGAAGGTCGTCTACAACAACGAGGACATGCGCAACCTCGATCAGGCGAAGCTGAAGGAGATCCAGGCGTACTTCGTCGAGTCGATCGGCAAGCAGCTCAAGGACGGCGGATACAAGGTCGTCGACAGCCCGTCCGCGGGGACGCTGCAGATCCAGATCACGATCGTCGACCTCAGCGTGCCGAGCGCCGCCTACAATGCCGTTCAGCTTATCGGCAGCCCCGTCGCCGCGACGGTCGGCTCCATCACGATCGAGGCGGCGTTTCGCGACGCCTCCAGCAAGCAGCTGGAATCCGTCGTCGTGGCGCGTCGCAGCGGCGATCACATGAGCGCGACGCCGTGGAGCAACTGGGCGGACGTTAAGGACTCGGTCGACGCCTGGGCCGAAGAGCTGCGCGAAGCCCTGGATGCGGCGCGCGGCGTGACCAGCTAG